The proteins below are encoded in one region of Podarcis raffonei isolate rPodRaf1 chromosome 6, rPodRaf1.pri, whole genome shotgun sequence:
- the LOC128415131 gene encoding polymeric immunoglobulin receptor-like, which produces MMNTFIFFLVLIHVSGTLYAPRLLISHAGRSVTIKCYYETTSANRHGRKYWCKESTNRHSCQTIISTNDFIHKDYEGRVSMHDSPQSGILQVTMTQLVKTDSSNYRCGIGNKNAYGFYAGVNLTIWEGPNMPKSPEILWGKVRGSVMIQCPVETAKSSMRRSFCKMRRSGCSLIADTSMNKGKQQEGRIVFTAGNSSETFKVFINKLRKEDSGMYKCGAGTSDDNTSSSIIQLEVTEGWAVPPMWQTEETVLGGGTLSGGTPTSTLPPHEIFLEPAATATSQALPRNPELVFFNIVNDTATTYEPQTIWTSPQSYVTATNEVYRQRLSETELNLLPIVIPILLGFLVLAAAVIIVFLKIRKRKKDASNDIPARNPEGAIALAGRHCSGERPMEEQIGSADEQESALDTDKVEVLVENEYSLLSHGANPEDLRETD; this is translated from the exons ATGATGAATAcctttatttttttccttgttctcatACACG TTTCAGGAACATTATATGCTCCAAGGCTGCTGATAAGCCATGCTGGAAGATCAGTGACAATCAAGTGCTACTATGAAACCACATCAGCCAATAGACATGGCAGAAAATACTGGTGCAAGGAGTCAACCAACCGTCACTCTTGCCAGACTATCATTTCAACTAACGATTTCATTCACAAAGACTATGAAGGAAGAGTGTCAATGCATGATAGCCCTCAAAGTGGGATTTTGCAAGTGACAATGACACAGCTGGTGAAGACAGACTCCAGTAATTACAGATGTGGCATTGGCAACAAAAATGCTTATGGTTTTTATGCTGGAGTGAATCTAACCATTTGGGAAG GTCCAAATATGCCAAAATCACCTGAAATACTTTGGGGTAAAGTGAGAGGGTCAGTGATGATCCAATGCCCAGTGGAAACTGCCAAGTCAAGCATGAGGAGATCCTTTTGTAAGATGAGGAGATCTGGCTGTTCTCTCATAGCAGATACTAGCATGAATAAGGGAAAACAGCAAGAAGGAAGAATTGTTTTTACTGCTGGAAATAGCTCAGAAACTTTCAAAGTCTTCATAAACAAACTGAGAAAAGAAGATTCAGGAATGTATAAATGTGGAGCAGGAACGTCTGATGACAATACAAGCTCAAGCATCATACAACTGGAGGTCACAGAAG GCTGGGCTGTCCCACCCATGTGGCAGACTGAGGAAACTGTCTTGGGTGGTGGAACCCTAAGTGGCGGCACCCCCACGTCCACCCTGCCACCTCATGAGATCTTTCTGGaacccgctgccaccgccacttcACAGGCGCTGCCACGCAACCCAG AATTGGTTTTCTTCAACATCGTAAATGATACAGCAACCACATATGAGCCACAAACAATCTGGACATCTCCCCAAAGTTATGTGACAGCTACAAATGAAGTTTACAGGCAAAG ATTGTCTGAAACTGAACTAAATCTACTTCCAATTGTGATACCAATTTTGCTTGGATTTCTTGTTCTGGCTGCAGCTGTTATCATTGTATTTCTTAAGATAAGGAAGCGAAAGAAAGATG CTTCAAATGACATTCCTGCAAGAAACCCCGAAGGAGCAATAGCACTGGCTGGCCGACATTGTTCAGGAGAACGACCCATGGAAGAGCAAATAGGCTCAGCGGATGAACAAGAATCTGCCCTAGACACTGACAAAG tTGAGGTCCTAGTTGAAAATGAAtattccctgctcagccatggggCAAATCCCGAAGACTTGAGAGAAACTGATTGA